The Aggregicoccus sp. 17bor-14 genome includes a region encoding these proteins:
- a CDS encoding zinc-ribbon domain-containing protein: MRIVCQSCSAAYAIDDRHVTPRGVRAQCPRCRHQQVVRREPDAATAPPAQSPAAPPPAPERASAAPPPPAVAPVPLAPSARPRPEGPPERAQAARPRAPESPRPAPAAGAPAPEPRPGPAPRTVAPPPQVPVADSPPPGLGSDDLAFQDLAPEDPAQPPPSAGGRARRVTREQPAAPVERLELPVACDRCGGRLEDPVSQALGTCEACRSAAEEASASTPTLRIPLGAAPSQRGAGSSPPGDARTERTLPMAPIALQRDRPGVRWPRVLAAAGLGVLVLGGAAAYMLRERARTQREAAREQPLPQAVQAVLPRWRLMHVDVQGSAAQQLAEGTRLMAQDEQGAYLEAEEAFQRALLLDPKSDAAIAGYVRALALGRGAALEQDAYAEALALIQAAKGRAGANPAVQLACAALLQTRAGDTEQERARQLAEAVLAAKDVSAADQAEAHRVLGHGYAHGSFALATQHFDEALALNPKLVIVHRERALAAEAAGDYRQAIAALERRLQLDPGHRESIEALARVLLEVGDVPRARALYESQARAYPKELRAQVPLAVLRYQVDGAPAPAVASLRSLLREREQQPARDVASALVHLAAAERAAGHAAQAERAADEALALDAALPAAHLQRFLLALDRRDAAVAAAHLAPARAGLADPALGQLLAGRLALLQAAPDKAREAFLEAYRLDARRSDALLLEGLAAASAGQREDAARVLAQVLQADPLRPPPRPVVTDFYLQPHELLRGVDGALAGLRSGPEDMVPDLYAGALRFYQGQLPEADALLQRVLARDLNNAQALAYRALVALERGGTAGAAAARPLAERAVAQDRRYPVAQLALGLALAAQGKAEPAQRALREALALSPSLLSAEVRLAQLEAGSSVDSARTRLLRTVGLDPAYLVAKRALFALEQ; this comes from the coding sequence ATGCGGATCGTCTGCCAGAGCTGCTCGGCCGCGTATGCCATCGACGATCGGCACGTCACGCCGCGGGGCGTGCGCGCCCAGTGCCCGCGCTGCCGCCACCAGCAGGTGGTGCGGCGCGAGCCGGACGCAGCGACTGCCCCGCCCGCGCAGTCTCCTGCCGCGCCTCCCCCTGCACCCGAGCGCGCGAGCGCTGCACCCCCGCCCCCGGCCGTAGCGCCCGTTCCGCTGGCCCCCTCGGCCCGGCCGCGGCCGGAGGGGCCGCCCGAGCGCGCGCAGGCCGCCCGGCCTCGTGCGCCCGAGTCGCCGCGACCCGCTCCCGCAGCCGGCGCGCCGGCGCCCGAGCCGCGGCCCGGGCCCGCCCCGCGCACGGTGGCGCCGCCGCCGCAGGTGCCCGTCGCGGACAGCCCGCCTCCTGGCCTCGGCTCCGATGACCTGGCCTTCCAGGACCTGGCCCCCGAGGACCCCGCGCAGCCGCCTCCCTCTGCCGGGGGGCGCGCGCGGCGGGTGACACGCGAGCAGCCGGCCGCGCCCGTCGAGCGGCTGGAGCTCCCGGTGGCCTGCGACCGCTGTGGTGGGCGACTGGAGGATCCGGTTTCTCAGGCGCTGGGCACCTGCGAGGCGTGTCGCAGCGCTGCGGAGGAGGCGTCCGCCTCCACGCCGACGCTGCGCATCCCGCTCGGGGCAGCGCCTTCGCAGCGCGGCGCGGGCAGCTCGCCTCCGGGGGACGCGCGCACCGAGCGCACGCTGCCCATGGCGCCCATCGCGCTGCAGCGCGACCGCCCCGGCGTCCGCTGGCCGCGGGTGCTCGCGGCAGCGGGACTGGGCGTGCTCGTGCTCGGTGGAGCGGCGGCATACATGCTGCGCGAGCGCGCGCGCACCCAGCGGGAGGCGGCGCGCGAGCAGCCCCTGCCGCAGGCGGTGCAGGCGGTGCTCCCGCGCTGGCGGCTGATGCACGTGGACGTGCAGGGCAGCGCCGCGCAGCAGCTCGCCGAGGGGACGCGGCTGATGGCGCAGGACGAGCAGGGCGCCTACCTCGAGGCCGAGGAGGCCTTCCAGCGCGCGCTGCTCCTCGACCCGAAGAGCGACGCGGCCATCGCCGGCTACGTGCGTGCGCTCGCGCTGGGCCGCGGCGCTGCGCTGGAGCAGGACGCGTACGCGGAGGCGCTGGCGCTGATCCAGGCGGCGAAGGGCCGCGCAGGGGCCAACCCCGCCGTGCAGCTCGCCTGCGCCGCGCTGCTGCAGACGCGCGCGGGCGACACGGAGCAGGAGCGCGCACGGCAGCTGGCCGAGGCGGTGCTCGCCGCGAAGGACGTCTCGGCCGCGGACCAGGCCGAGGCCCACCGGGTGCTGGGGCACGGCTACGCCCACGGCTCCTTCGCGCTCGCGACGCAGCACTTCGACGAGGCCCTCGCGCTGAACCCGAAGCTGGTGATCGTGCACCGCGAGCGGGCGCTGGCGGCCGAGGCCGCGGGCGACTACCGCCAGGCCATCGCGGCACTCGAGCGGCGCCTGCAGCTGGACCCCGGCCACCGCGAGAGCATCGAGGCGCTCGCGCGCGTGCTGCTCGAGGTGGGCGACGTGCCGCGGGCGCGCGCCCTCTACGAGTCCCAGGCGCGCGCCTACCCGAAGGAGCTGCGCGCCCAGGTGCCGCTCGCGGTGCTTCGCTACCAGGTGGACGGGGCGCCGGCGCCCGCGGTCGCGAGCCTGCGCAGCCTGCTGCGCGAGCGCGAGCAGCAGCCCGCGCGCGACGTGGCCTCGGCGCTCGTCCACCTCGCGGCCGCCGAGCGCGCCGCGGGGCATGCCGCGCAGGCCGAGCGCGCCGCGGACGAGGCGCTGGCGCTGGACGCGGCGCTGCCGGCGGCGCACCTGCAGCGCTTCCTCCTCGCCCTGGATCGCCGCGACGCCGCGGTCGCCGCCGCGCACCTCGCTCCGGCGCGCGCGGGCCTCGCGGACCCGGCCCTGGGGCAGCTGCTCGCGGGGCGGCTCGCCCTGCTGCAGGCCGCCCCTGACAAGGCACGCGAGGCCTTCCTCGAGGCCTACCGGCTCGATGCGCGCCGCAGCGATGCGCTGCTGCTCGAGGGGCTCGCGGCGGCCAGCGCCGGGCAGCGCGAGGATGCGGCGCGCGTGCTCGCGCAGGTGCTGCAGGCCGATCCGCTGCGCCCGCCGCCCCGGCCCGTGGTGACGGACTTCTACCTGCAGCCCCACGAGCTGCTGCGGGGCGTGGACGGAGCGCTCGCGGGGCTGCGCAGCGGTCCGGAGGACATGGTGCCGGACCTCTACGCGGGGGCCCTGCGCTTCTACCAGGGGCAGCTTCCGGAGGCGGACGCGCTGCTGCAGCGGGTGCTCGCGCGGGACCTGAACAACGCGCAGGCGCTCGCCTACCGCGCGCTCGTGGCGCTGGAGCGGGGCGGGACCGCGGGCGCGGCCGCCGCGCGGCCGCTCGCCGAGCGCGCCGTGGCGCAGGACCGCCGCTACCCGGTGGCGCAGCTCGCCCTGGGGCTCGCGCTCGCGGCGCAGGGGAAGGCGGAGCCCGCCCAGCGCGCGCTGCGCGAGGCGCTCGCGCTCTCCCCCTCGCTGCTGTCGGCGGAGGTTCGGCTCGCGCAGCTGGAGGCGGGCTCGTCAGTGGACTCGGCGCGCACGCGCCTGCTGAGGACGGTGGGGCTGGACCCGGCGTACCTCGTGGCCAAGCGCGCGCTCTTCGCGCTGGAACAGTGA
- the purH gene encoding bifunctional phosphoribosylaminoimidazolecarboxamide formyltransferase/IMP cyclohydrolase produces MLALLSVSDKRGLVPFAQGLVKLGFRLLSTGGTLDALKKAGVPATKVSEHTQSPEILGGRVKTLHPRIHGGILGRPDLASDQAEMQAQGIEPISLVAVNLYPFRQTVASGAAEPEVIEQIDIGGPAMVRASAKNFRHVSIVVDPGDYEAVLAELQGGRVGEETRRRLMRKAFAHTAAYDASIAAYLAERGGESFPEELSLSFQKVQALRYGENPHQKGAFYREFAPPAEPTVAFSKVLQGKELSYNNLLDLDAALGLVLEFPERPCAVIIKHNTPCGVACDDSLERAYRTARAADEVSAFGGIVALNREVDEAVARALAETFLEAVIAPGYSAAALQVLSAKKNLRLLEAGAGLAATSARPRAQLEARTVSGGLLLQDKDAREPELEWKVVSKRAPTPAEERALRFAWRVCKHVKSNAIVFAAEDRMLASGGGQTSRVDSAKIATGKGGKALEGSAVASDAFFPFRDGLDEAARAGASCVVQPGGSVRDAEIIAAADEHGMAMVLTGVRHFRH; encoded by the coding sequence GTGCTGGCCCTACTCAGCGTTTCCGACAAGCGCGGTCTGGTTCCATTCGCCCAGGGACTGGTGAAGCTCGGCTTCCGGCTCCTGTCCACGGGCGGCACGCTGGACGCCCTCAAGAAGGCGGGCGTCCCGGCGACCAAGGTCTCCGAGCACACCCAGAGCCCCGAGATCCTCGGCGGCCGGGTGAAGACCCTGCACCCCCGCATCCACGGCGGCATCCTGGGCCGCCCCGACCTGGCGAGCGACCAGGCGGAGATGCAGGCGCAGGGCATCGAGCCCATCTCGCTCGTCGCGGTGAACCTGTACCCCTTCCGCCAGACGGTGGCGTCCGGGGCGGCCGAGCCCGAGGTCATCGAGCAGATCGACATCGGGGGGCCCGCGATGGTGCGCGCCTCGGCGAAGAACTTCCGCCACGTGTCCATCGTGGTGGACCCGGGCGACTACGAGGCGGTGCTCGCGGAGCTGCAGGGGGGCCGCGTGGGCGAGGAGACGCGCCGGCGCCTGATGCGCAAGGCCTTCGCGCACACGGCCGCCTACGACGCCTCCATCGCCGCCTACCTCGCCGAGCGCGGCGGTGAGTCCTTCCCGGAGGAGCTCTCCCTCAGCTTCCAGAAGGTGCAGGCGCTGCGCTACGGCGAGAACCCGCACCAGAAGGGCGCGTTCTACCGCGAGTTCGCCCCGCCCGCGGAGCCCACCGTGGCCTTCTCGAAGGTGCTGCAGGGCAAGGAGCTCTCGTACAACAACCTGCTGGACCTGGATGCGGCGCTGGGCCTGGTGCTCGAGTTCCCCGAGCGCCCCTGCGCGGTGATCATCAAGCACAACACCCCGTGCGGCGTGGCCTGTGACGACTCGCTCGAGCGCGCGTACCGCACCGCGCGCGCCGCGGACGAGGTGTCTGCCTTCGGCGGCATCGTGGCGCTCAACCGCGAGGTGGACGAGGCGGTGGCGCGCGCGCTCGCGGAGACCTTCCTCGAGGCGGTGATTGCTCCGGGCTACTCGGCGGCTGCGCTGCAGGTGCTCTCGGCGAAGAAGAACCTGCGCCTGCTGGAGGCCGGCGCCGGCCTCGCCGCGACCAGCGCCCGCCCGCGCGCGCAGCTCGAGGCGCGCACGGTGTCCGGCGGACTCCTGCTGCAGGACAAGGATGCGCGCGAGCCGGAGCTGGAGTGGAAGGTGGTCTCCAAGCGCGCCCCCACGCCGGCGGAGGAGCGCGCGCTGCGCTTCGCCTGGCGGGTGTGCAAGCACGTGAAGAGCAACGCGATCGTGTTCGCGGCGGAGGACCGGATGCTCGCCTCGGGCGGCGGCCAGACGAGCCGCGTGGACTCCGCGAAGATCGCCACCGGCAAGGGCGGCAAGGCGCTCGAGGGCAGTGCCGTCGCCTCCGACGCCTTCTTCCCCTTCCGGGATGGGCTCGACGAGGCCGCGCGCGCGGGCGCCAGCTGCGTCGTCCAGCCGGGAGGCTCGGTGCGCGACGCGGAGATCATCGCCGCAGCGGACGAGCACGGCATGGCGATGGTGCTCACGGGAGTCCGACACTTCCGGCACTGA
- a CDS encoding sigma factor-like helix-turn-helix DNA-binding protein — MSEAKEQLPEGTSSAVGAGAGGAGEPAERQRSKTMSRKEMARDLRRRRLTGQVDPEEGELLKAVESQRPRTRADCVNGARPCLFVSCKHNLYLDVNPDTGSIKLNFPDKEIWELEYTCALDVAEKGGITLEEVGEIMNLTRERIRQVETRGLMKLREDIDADPPVSARKP; from the coding sequence ATGTCTGAAGCGAAGGAGCAGCTGCCCGAGGGGACCTCGTCCGCAGTGGGGGCCGGGGCCGGCGGTGCCGGTGAGCCTGCCGAGCGGCAGCGTTCGAAGACCATGTCGCGCAAGGAGATGGCCCGCGACCTGCGCCGCCGTCGCCTCACCGGTCAGGTGGACCCCGAGGAGGGGGAGCTGCTCAAGGCGGTGGAGTCCCAGCGCCCGCGCACCCGCGCCGACTGCGTCAACGGCGCGCGCCCCTGCCTCTTCGTCTCCTGCAAGCACAACCTCTACCTGGACGTGAACCCGGACACCGGGTCCATCAAGCTCAACTTCCCGGACAAGGAGATCTGGGAGCTCGAGTACACGTGCGCCCTGGACGTGGCCGAGAAGGGGGGCATCACGCTCGAGGAGGTGGGGGAGATCATGAACCTCACCCGCGAGCGCATCCGCCAGGTGGAGACGCGCGGCCTGATGAAGCTGCGCGAGGACATCGACGCGGACCCGCCCGTCTCCGCGCGAAAGCCCTGA
- a CDS encoding MerR family transcriptional regulator translates to MGSTEWTTYRPLDAAELERIERDYAAGLPASAILEIFRPRGVQLSEGTFRKYVQVGLLPRSRRVGRKGKHQGSRGLYPVEAVRRINAIKRMMAEGHTLEDIRRSFVFYKGHIDQLQRELAGLLDGLQGELEERGLGSERRRALEAELETLRRRAQDLVRDVARLGSAVTSHADETIRSQ, encoded by the coding sequence ATGGGCTCCACTGAATGGACTACATATCGGCCACTGGACGCGGCCGAGCTCGAGCGGATCGAGCGCGACTACGCGGCGGGGCTGCCGGCGAGCGCGATCCTGGAGATCTTCCGGCCGCGCGGCGTTCAGCTGTCGGAGGGGACCTTCCGCAAGTACGTGCAGGTGGGGCTCTTGCCGCGCAGCCGCCGGGTGGGGCGCAAGGGCAAGCACCAGGGCAGTCGCGGGCTGTACCCGGTGGAGGCCGTGCGCCGCATCAACGCCATCAAGCGGATGATGGCCGAGGGGCACACGCTCGAGGACATCCGGCGCTCCTTCGTCTTCTACAAGGGGCACATCGACCAGCTGCAGCGTGAGCTGGCCGGGCTGCTCGACGGGCTACAAGGGGAGCTCGAGGAGCGGGGACTGGGCTCGGAGCGACGGCGCGCGCTCGAGGCCGAGCTGGAAACTTTGCGCCGCCGCGCGCAAGATCTGGTCCGGGACGTGGCCCGGCTGGGGAGCGCGGTGACATCGCATGCAGACGAAACGATCCGTTCGCAATAG
- a CDS encoding serine/threonine-protein kinase, whose translation MTLAAGTPIGKYLVRRKLAEGGMAEIYLCTARGVEGFEKEVVIKRVRSFLADDPAFVEMFKAEARLASRLNHANVVQIFDFDKHDDSYYLAMEYVRGCSLWELRKRCKALLRPMPPTLVAHIGAEVARGLHYAHRLSDRGQPLQLVHRDVTPHNVLLSLEGAVKLTDFGIAKAGNQLTAPGMLKGKFAYMAPEQARGDVVDARTDIFALGIVLWEMLTGGRLFEGDTDVAVLRAVQECLIVPPARLNPDVPADLDAAVMRALQRDPAARFASAGELERALAQCVLVHAASVDDTDVGEFVRSVLHDGPTQLAELPTGFSLELAGTHAAAPPAGEAAAPAVRAVREPTAVMPGGRGRGEAASPRRPSQPEAPRAEGLPPPEAPRPGVASAPAPAERGAARTGPPAAPPLAPASADEDVHAPTFVLPPRPALSEAARAPTDQGLPAVQPPPPPAPRRRWALLAACGLGLGVVVAGAAALRPRHPASPASVAPSVAARAEEGGAPPAVQPPVAAVSAPSASPEPAEAADAGVDPEIEELTQQPGSLQVLVYPYATVFVDGRSEGVVQGTATFALAPGRHTVSFKHPNSPAETRVATVESGKTVKVPFRARLK comes from the coding sequence GTGACGCTCGCGGCCGGGACCCCCATCGGCAAGTACCTCGTGCGGCGCAAGCTCGCCGAGGGCGGGATGGCCGAGATCTACCTGTGCACCGCGCGCGGGGTGGAGGGCTTCGAGAAGGAGGTCGTGATCAAGCGGGTGCGCTCGTTCCTCGCGGACGACCCCGCCTTCGTGGAGATGTTCAAGGCCGAGGCCCGGCTCGCCTCGCGGCTGAACCACGCGAACGTGGTGCAGATCTTCGACTTCGACAAGCACGACGACAGCTACTACCTCGCGATGGAGTACGTGCGCGGCTGCTCGCTGTGGGAGCTGCGCAAGCGCTGCAAGGCGCTGCTGCGCCCCATGCCGCCCACGCTCGTCGCGCACATCGGCGCGGAGGTCGCCCGCGGGCTGCACTACGCCCACCGCCTCAGCGACCGCGGCCAGCCGCTGCAGCTCGTCCACCGGGACGTGACGCCGCACAACGTGCTGCTCAGCCTCGAGGGCGCGGTGAAGCTCACCGACTTCGGCATCGCCAAGGCGGGCAACCAGCTCACCGCGCCCGGCATGCTCAAGGGCAAGTTCGCGTACATGGCGCCGGAGCAGGCCCGCGGCGACGTCGTGGACGCGCGCACGGACATCTTCGCGCTGGGCATCGTGCTCTGGGAGATGCTCACCGGAGGCCGCCTCTTCGAGGGCGACACCGACGTGGCCGTGCTGCGCGCCGTGCAGGAGTGCCTCATCGTGCCGCCCGCGCGCCTCAACCCGGACGTGCCGGCGGACCTGGACGCCGCCGTGATGCGCGCCCTGCAGCGCGACCCCGCTGCCCGCTTCGCGAGCGCCGGGGAGCTCGAGCGGGCGCTCGCCCAGTGCGTGCTCGTGCACGCCGCCTCCGTGGACGACACGGACGTGGGCGAGTTCGTGCGCAGCGTGCTGCACGACGGGCCCACCCAGCTGGCCGAGCTCCCCACGGGGTTCTCCCTCGAGCTCGCCGGAACGCACGCTGCGGCGCCCCCGGCCGGCGAGGCCGCGGCCCCCGCGGTGCGCGCCGTGCGCGAGCCCACAGCGGTGATGCCGGGCGGCCGGGGCCGCGGCGAGGCGGCGTCCCCGCGGCGTCCCTCGCAGCCCGAGGCGCCGCGCGCAGAGGGGTTGCCACCGCCGGAGGCACCGCGCCCGGGGGTGGCGTCTGCGCCCGCGCCTGCGGAGCGGGGGGCCGCGCGCACCGGGCCGCCCGCAGCACCCCCGCTCGCGCCGGCCTCGGCGGACGAGGACGTGCACGCGCCCACCTTCGTCCTGCCGCCGCGCCCCGCGCTCTCCGAGGCGGCGCGGGCTCCCACGGACCAGGGCCTGCCTGCCGTGCAGCCTCCGCCCCCGCCCGCGCCCCGGCGGCGCTGGGCGCTGCTCGCCGCCTGCGGCCTCGGGCTCGGGGTGGTGGTGGCCGGTGCAGCGGCGCTGCGCCCTCGACACCCTGCGTCTCCTGCGTCCGTGGCGCCGTCCGTCGCCGCGAGGGCCGAGGAGGGTGGGGCGCCGCCCGCCGTGCAGCCGCCGGTGGCCGCGGTCTCCGCGCCGAGCGCGTCGCCCGAGCCTGCGGAGGCGGCGGACGCCGGCGTGGACCCGGAGATCGAGGAGCTCACCCAGCAGCCCGGCAGCCTCCAGGTGCTCGTCTATCCCTACGCCACCGTCTTCGTCGACGGCCGCTCCGAGGGCGTGGTGCAGGGCACGGCCACCTTCGCGCTCGCGCCCGGCAGACACACCGTGAGCTTCAAGCACCCGAACTCCCCGGCCGAGACGCGCGTGGCCACGGTCGAGTCCGGCAAGACGGTGAAGGTCCCGTTCCGCGCGCGGCTGAAGTAG
- a CDS encoding choice-of-anchor D domain-containing protein yields the protein MDRRWGLLSLVVGLVGVGMASGCVDRQRTTLTDGQLTVSPGGMQFQRVAVFDGREVEFTLRSVGRMTVTVQDAWVEGPAGQYVARFQDAGPHKLSPGEASQLKVRFTPLAPGDMPATLVIQTDSSKARQLRVPLTGTGVDAWARISPSRLDFGRIEADSSKTLQLALENPSDLPVEVNPKFLGTKEQQAEFSMAPLTLAPFEKREVPVTFSPHEVGIKNVVLAITPCRGCADVPVQVAAEALEQAVIAVPPDIDFGAVPLDRDAQQPMSIKNISTEPVTVTGFVRDGKDASFSGEVTGLPLVLQPGETRSWTMTYSPGHPNLAEDSARFTVQSKRHPTTEITMRGFGGASEVCLSPSGGEVLFGEKPLGSKTFRLVTVKNCGADNGGPLRLLGLSWGDAARPADGQFTNAPLATPYVLQQGEEVTFKIFYEPVREGPASDVLVIRTDAYNGATVKLNVRGSAVALPPCDLKITPEAGLDFGTVPPRKGAVLGFKVLNQGQSDCAVKNLRLRDDGGGTFNMPGGAFDGLIIPPGNYFSFQVGFTAPEASGRFEGMMQIQQANPADPLILLPLRANVQSACLVASPRYLDFGAELNICPPPAREVNFLNACSDTLTIRDVAIGAGTTDGEFKITDGPKTLPFTLAPGEAFTVAVDYAAKVPGMNLSPLYVDTVDLAAPLMVPLIGESSDRTEKTDTFIQQDAAKVDVLFVVDNTPTMVEEQPRFTAALPAFVDAALQKGVDMHAAVTTTGIDPASNACPGGAQGGEAGRFFPVDNSSPRIVNQNTPNLAGVLQNNSQVGLCSLREEGFEAMRRALSVPLVNNADDPRTATPKDGNAGFLRDEAALAVVFVGDEDDNSPDEVLTYVKFLQEKKGENQPQRVTVYAIAPTKTGCASAGAGGQRYAEIAKLTGGEVQSICAGDYAPLLRTVANKAFSPQNTFPLSSPATSGSIQVTVNGTPATGWHYDADTQSVVFDVTPPPGAKIAVSYRRACS from the coding sequence ATGGATCGGCGTTGGGGCCTCTTGAGCCTCGTGGTGGGACTGGTGGGAGTGGGGATGGCGTCGGGGTGCGTGGACCGTCAGCGGACCACGCTCACGGACGGCCAGCTCACGGTGTCGCCCGGCGGCATGCAGTTCCAGCGCGTGGCGGTGTTCGACGGGCGCGAGGTCGAGTTCACGCTGCGCAGCGTGGGCCGCATGACCGTGACCGTGCAGGACGCCTGGGTGGAGGGGCCCGCGGGACAGTACGTGGCGCGCTTCCAGGACGCGGGGCCCCACAAGCTCTCGCCCGGTGAGGCCAGCCAGCTCAAGGTGCGCTTCACGCCGCTCGCTCCGGGCGACATGCCGGCCACGCTCGTCATCCAGACGGACTCCTCCAAGGCGCGCCAGCTGCGCGTGCCCCTCACCGGCACGGGCGTGGACGCGTGGGCGCGCATCAGCCCCTCGCGCCTGGACTTCGGGCGCATCGAGGCGGACTCGAGCAAGACGCTGCAGCTCGCGCTGGAGAACCCCTCGGACCTGCCGGTGGAGGTCAACCCCAAGTTCCTCGGCACCAAGGAGCAGCAGGCCGAGTTCAGCATGGCGCCGCTGACGCTCGCCCCCTTCGAGAAGCGCGAGGTGCCGGTCACCTTCTCGCCGCACGAGGTGGGCATCAAGAACGTGGTGCTCGCCATCACCCCGTGCCGCGGCTGCGCGGACGTGCCGGTGCAGGTGGCCGCCGAGGCGCTCGAGCAGGCGGTGATCGCGGTGCCGCCGGACATCGACTTCGGCGCGGTGCCGCTGGACCGCGACGCGCAGCAGCCCATGAGCATCAAGAACATCAGCACCGAGCCGGTGACGGTGACGGGCTTCGTGCGCGACGGCAAGGACGCGTCCTTCTCCGGCGAGGTGACCGGGCTGCCGCTGGTGCTGCAGCCGGGGGAGACCCGCAGCTGGACCATGACCTACAGCCCGGGCCACCCGAACCTCGCCGAGGACTCGGCGCGCTTCACGGTCCAGAGCAAGCGCCACCCCACCACCGAGATCACGATGCGCGGCTTCGGTGGCGCTTCCGAGGTGTGCCTCTCGCCCTCCGGCGGCGAGGTGCTCTTCGGCGAGAAGCCCCTGGGCTCCAAGACCTTCCGCCTGGTGACGGTGAAGAACTGCGGCGCGGACAACGGTGGCCCGCTGCGCCTGCTCGGGCTCTCGTGGGGTGACGCCGCGCGGCCCGCGGATGGCCAGTTCACCAACGCGCCCCTCGCCACCCCCTACGTCCTGCAGCAGGGCGAGGAGGTGACCTTCAAGATCTTCTACGAGCCGGTGCGCGAGGGCCCCGCGAGCGACGTGCTCGTCATCCGCACGGACGCCTACAACGGCGCCACCGTGAAGCTCAACGTGCGCGGCAGCGCGGTGGCGCTGCCCCCCTGCGACCTGAAGATCACCCCCGAGGCGGGCCTGGACTTCGGCACCGTGCCGCCGCGCAAGGGCGCGGTGCTCGGCTTCAAGGTGCTCAACCAGGGCCAGTCCGACTGCGCGGTGAAGAACCTGCGCCTGCGCGACGACGGCGGCGGCACCTTCAACATGCCGGGCGGCGCCTTCGACGGCCTCATCATCCCGCCGGGCAACTACTTCAGCTTCCAGGTGGGCTTCACCGCACCGGAGGCGAGCGGCCGCTTCGAGGGGATGATGCAGATCCAGCAGGCGAACCCCGCCGACCCGCTCATCCTCCTGCCGCTGCGCGCCAACGTGCAGAGTGCCTGCCTCGTGGCCTCGCCGCGCTACCTGGACTTCGGCGCGGAGCTCAACATCTGCCCGCCGCCCGCGCGCGAGGTGAACTTCCTCAACGCCTGCTCGGACACGCTCACCATCCGCGACGTCGCGATTGGTGCGGGCACCACGGACGGCGAGTTCAAGATCACCGATGGGCCCAAGACGCTGCCCTTCACGCTGGCGCCGGGCGAGGCCTTCACCGTCGCCGTGGACTACGCGGCCAAGGTGCCGGGCATGAACCTCTCGCCGCTCTACGTGGACACGGTGGACCTCGCGGCGCCCCTGATGGTGCCGCTCATCGGCGAGTCCTCGGACCGCACGGAGAAGACGGACACCTTCATCCAGCAGGACGCCGCGAAGGTGGACGTGCTCTTCGTCGTGGACAACACGCCCACCATGGTCGAGGAGCAGCCGCGCTTCACCGCGGCGCTGCCGGCCTTCGTGGACGCGGCCCTGCAGAAGGGCGTGGACATGCACGCCGCCGTCACCACCACCGGCATCGACCCGGCGAGCAACGCCTGCCCGGGCGGCGCGCAGGGCGGCGAGGCGGGGCGCTTCTTCCCCGTGGACAACAGCTCGCCGCGCATCGTGAACCAGAACACCCCGAACCTCGCCGGCGTGCTGCAGAACAACTCGCAGGTGGGCCTGTGCTCGCTGCGCGAGGAGGGCTTCGAGGCGATGCGCCGCGCGCTCTCCGTGCCGCTCGTCAACAACGCGGACGACCCGCGCACGGCGACGCCCAAGGACGGCAACGCCGGCTTCCTGCGCGACGAGGCGGCGCTCGCGGTGGTGTTCGTGGGCGACGAGGACGACAACTCGCCGGACGAGGTGCTCACGTACGTGAAGTTCCTCCAGGAGAAGAAGGGCGAGAACCAGCCCCAGCGCGTCACCGTCTACGCCATCGCGCCCACCAAGACCGGGTGCGCGAGCGCCGGCGCGGGCGGGCAGCGCTACGCGGAGATCGCCAAGCTCACCGGCGGCGAGGTGCAGTCCATCTGCGCGGGCGACTACGCGCCCCTGCTGCGCACGGTGGCCAACAAGGCGTTCTCTCCGCAGAACACCTTCCCGCTGAGCAGCCCGGCGACCTCGGGGAGCATCCAGGTCACGGTCAACGGCACCCCGGCCACCGGCTGGCACTACGACGCGGACACCCAGAGCGTGGTCTTCGACGTGACCCCGCCGCCGGGCGCCAAGATCGCCGTCTCGTACCGTCGCGCCTGCAGCTAG
- a CDS encoding spheroidene monooxygenase — protein MTLLAPTSPLAALTLLRYAPRGVPGALLRQGLESMQLARTPGLRFFRLLGTARGRGFGPWEPTRWAAFTVWDSAAALDAFEAHSRVAAGWRARAVEQWTLRMRPVRWHGAWGGVDPFAGFTPGAEDGQGAAAPLVVLTRATLRLRHLRAFRAAAAALEEVLARQEGLVASLAAGEVPLLKQATFSLWQSGAAVRGFAYAGQRHAGVVQRTRREGWYSEELFARLRPLSASGTWDGREPLSALLAPGLN, from the coding sequence GTGACGCTCCTCGCTCCGACCTCGCCCCTCGCCGCCCTCACGCTGCTGCGCTACGCGCCGCGCGGCGTGCCCGGGGCCCTGCTGCGCCAGGGCCTGGAGTCGATGCAGCTCGCGCGCACGCCCGGCCTGCGCTTCTTCCGCCTCCTGGGCACTGCGCGCGGGCGGGGCTTCGGGCCCTGGGAGCCCACGCGCTGGGCGGCCTTCACGGTGTGGGACTCGGCGGCGGCGTTGGATGCCTTCGAGGCGCACTCGCGCGTGGCGGCCGGCTGGCGCGCGCGCGCCGTGGAGCAGTGGACGCTGCGGATGCGGCCCGTGCGCTGGCACGGGGCGTGGGGTGGGGTGGACCCCTTCGCCGGCTTCACGCCGGGAGCCGAGGACGGGCAGGGGGCGGCCGCTCCGCTCGTCGTGCTCACCCGGGCCACGCTGCGGCTGCGCCACCTGCGCGCCTTTCGCGCCGCCGCGGCCGCGCTCGAGGAGGTGCTCGCGCGGCAGGAGGGGCTGGTCGCGAGCCTCGCCGCGGGCGAGGTGCCGCTGCTCAAGCAGGCCACCTTCAGCCTCTGGCAGAGCGGCGCCGCGGTGCGCGGCTTCGCCTACGCGGGGCAGCGCCACGCAGGTGTCGTGCAGCGCACGCGGCGCGAGGGCTGGTACAGCGAGGAGCTGTTCGCGCGGCTGCGCCCACTGTCGGCCAGTGGAACGTGGGACGGGCGCGAGCCGCTCTCGGCGCTGCTGGCCCCGGGCTTGAACTGA